The window AATCGATTTCATCTTTAAAAGTAACACCCTTTTCAAGATTAAGAATATCCGTAGTAGATATATCTTTAATAAGTTCTGCATAATAGGTTTTTTCAATTTTATCTTCAGGTCTAGTTAAAAGTCTATTAAATTCTCCATCATTGGTAAAAATAATAAGGCCTTCTGTATCTCGGTCTAATCTTCCAACTGGAAATATAGAGTTTTTATCAATATATTCTGGTAATAATTCAGCTATAACAGGTTTATTAAGTTCTGACTTCATAGCAGTTATATAACCAGCTTTTTTATACATAACATAATATTTTAATTCTTTATATTTTAAAGGTTTATCTCTGAAGGTTATTTTGTCCTTATCAGGATAAACCATAAGTCCATAGTTATAAATAGTTTCATCATTAATTTTCACATGGCCCTCATTGACTAGGGCTTTAATGACTTTTCTACTACCTACTCCACATTGAACTAGATATTTTTCTAAACGTATCATTAATTCCTCCAAAAAATAGATTTCCTTAAATTTTAACATTATTTAAAATATATTAAAAGATAAAATATAGGAAATTTTGAAATAAGTAGAAATTATGTTATAATAAACGCTATATGTAAAAAAATAGGAGGTTTTAATGGGAAAATTAAAAATTTCAGAATTAAAAAATGAAATTTTATCTGGAATAACAGTATCTCTTGCAATGGTACCAGAAGCAGTAGCTTTTGCATTTGTAGCAGGATTATCCCCTATAGTGGGATTACATACATCGGTTATTATAGCTTTATGTGCTGCAATTTTTGGTGGAAGACCAGGAATGATATCTGGAGCAGCAGGATCTATAGCGGTTGTATTTGTGAGTTTAGTTAGTTTGTATG of the Cetobacterium ceti genome contains:
- a CDS encoding pseudouridine synthase is translated as MIRLEKYLVQCGVGSRKVIKALVNEGHVKINDETIYNYGLMVYPDKDKITFRDKPLKYKELKYYVMYKKAGYITAMKSELNKPVIAELLPEYIDKNSIFPVGRLDRDTEGLIIFTNDGEFNRLLTRPEDKIEKTYYAELIKDISTTDILNLEKGVTFKDEIDYCPGKVQFINSRAILLTITEGKYHQVKRMLRCVNNKVIYLKRVKFGKLSLDNMIPGEIKEIQKEDIID